The genomic stretch ATGTGGAAAAACTGAGAAAATATATAAGTGAGCGCGGCAAGATCGTTCCCAGGAGGGTGACGGGAAACTGCGCCAAGCACCAGAGGCAACTCACGGAAGCGATCAAAAGAGTGCGCTACCTCGCGCTCCTTCCGTATAGCTCCGAGTAGGAGTGAAAACGCGTGTTCCTACGGGGGGAGGGGCCGAGGCTTCTCCCCCCGTTTTGTCGGGAG from Thermovirga sp. encodes the following:
- a CDS encoding 30S ribosomal protein S18, whose product is VEKLRKYISERGKIVPRRVTGNCAKHQRQLTEAIKRVRYLALLPYSSE